The sequence TGTTTGCTCTATTAAATTCAGCTCTTATTAGGTTTTCAATTCTTTCTCTCTCAAACTCTTTTTTACCAGACATTAACTGGGAACCTTTAATTAAATAGGTTACCACACTATCTTCGTTAGTCCAGTCTACTGAACTAGCTTTACTATGAAAATCCAAAATTCGGGTATCCATTTCTGGAATACTTGGATCGGAATCTCCCCAAGGCCCTGTAGCAAAAAGTGTCATTGTTTGAATTCTTTCCGGATAATTTATTGCAGCAATTTGTGAAATTAGGCCACCTAATGACATCCCAACTAGATGTGCTTGATCGATTTCATAATCATCTAAAATTGCAATAACATCATTCGTCAAATCAACAATGTCATACTGTGCTTCACCTGGTTCGTAAAAGGTTGATTTTCCGACATCTCTATTATCAAAACGAATTACAAAAAAACCATTTGCAGCTAATTGCGTGCAAAATTCCTCGTCCCAATATAACATGGAGACCGTAGCTCCTGAAATTAAAAGTATTGCGGGATTCTTTTCCTCACCAAAACTTTGGGTAAAAATTTCAACTTCATTGTTTTTTACTAATTGTTCTTTCATTTCAACCTTTTTTCGATAGCAGCTACTAACAAAAATGCTGCAAGCAATATATATTAATAATAGTCTATTTTTCATAGGGTAATACTCATGTTTTGTTGAACTTCAACTTCGTTTTAATGAAAGTATGATACCGTTGATCTGTGCATCATATATTCTTATTATATAGCAAATTGAATTTATGTCCATCCGGATCTGTAAACACGCACACGTAAAAGCCATTGTCGTCATAATAGGCTTTTCTATCGGTGTTTGAATCGAAAACAATGGTACCACCTGCTTGCTGGATTTCAATTACCCAGTCGTCATACGCAGCCTTAGTATCAGCTGCTAAGGAAAACATGACTTCATTGCCTTGGCTTAGGTCTGCTGTTTTACCCTCCAGGCTCGATTCCAGCTTTTCTTTTCTGAAGAAGTGAATCACAAAGTTATCTGGTCCAAAAAAGAAACTGACCAGATCGTCAGAAGGCCTACCATTTAACTGAAAGCCTAAAGATACATAAAATGATTTCGTGCGATGTATGTTCTCTACGGCCAGGTTGGCCCAAATCTGTTTTGTTTTCATGATAATTATATTTTAGCTGCATTCGCAGTCTGATTTTTCTTGTTGACTTTCGTTTAAGGACTTTAAAATATATGGTGACATTTCCATTTTTTTTGACTCCTCTCGAGGTTCAAAGTAGCCCTTTAACAAAACCTCTATCAGGATTTCTTTTGTGGGTTCAGGCAAGGTTAAATCCTTCCACGTCCATTCCCTTTCTTCAGAATTATCGTGGATATGGTTCGGGTAAAAATCTAAATAGCCTACCCGTATGGTAGGTGAAGCGATAATTTGAGCTTTTTCAGCCTCTTCTGTATTTTTTACTTTGGTTGACTTCAACAAGATTTCACAGTCAATATGATCAAAGAGCTTTTGTACCTCCTGAATGGCCGATGTTAATTTGCCTTGTACTGTGTCACAAGCCGAACAGGAACTGCTTGTGTCGTTTGACATCTCTACTTGAATGATCTCTACTTTTAATACGCTTTTTGTCTGCGCTTCCATTTTTCCTAATGATTTAAATTATAGTTTATTCGCTGAAAGCACTGAAAAGACGCAAAATATTATAGCGTATTTAGACAACAACTTTTGGTAATGTTATAGGACAGTAACTGGTCCCCTGAAGCTTCTACCTTGCCGCATTCATCAAATCTTTCTCGCAGTATTTTTCTGGCCCTTTGAATTCTTGATTTGGTGGCCGTCAATGATAAACCTAGCTTTTCTGCAATTTCTTTTTGAGGTACTCCCTTGATGTCGGAGAGATGTAATGGCCGTGCATACTTGCTGGGTAGCTGATCCATAAACTTGTGCAGCCAAACAAAGAAATCTTCGTCATATCCGCCTTCTTGTTCTCTACTTAGGTTGGTTTGGTCATCAGTTGGGACAATCTTTTTTGATCTTTTGTAATGGTCGTTGATGGTGTTTTGGGTAATGCGATAAAGCCAGGGTGTGATGTGGGCTACATCGTTCCTTTGCTCACAATGATTCGTGACTTTAATCAGTACGGTTTGCAAAATATCCTCAGCATCGTAAGTGTTTGACACTCGTTTTCTTACATAAGCGTGTAATTGCCTCTGATAAGTTTCCCAAATGGTATATACATCGCACTTCATATCTGTAAGTCTTTAATTATTCCAGCTAATTCTTTCGATTTGCTAAGCATAGGCCAATGACCTCCATCCAATTTTTCAAAATTAATGCTACCCTTAACAGGGTTTGCCTTTATACTGTTAGAGAAGTCAGCTCCAATATAGAATTTAGGCATTTTATCTAGGGCACCCTCGTGTATCTTTGCTTTATCGGTAACCGTCTTGCCCGGGTGGCCAACCATTTTGTTTAATAAATAGTGTTTTTGAGATTCCGATAAAAATGGTTGGTCCATTAATTCTTCCTTCGTGGGTGGTGGCCATAAACCATTGTTTTGCTCAATGGCGCTGGTTTCTGCAGCCTCATCCAATCCTGCTACCTGCAGGAGCGATTTCCCATTTTCAGGTAAAAAGGCCACAATAAATATCAGCCCCGCAATTTTCTCTGGAAAACGTGCTGCTGCCAGGGGTTCCCAAATAGATTGGTCAGACCAAGCGCCAGGAATTAAGATGAGTCTCATGTTGCTTCGTTTTATCAATACACTTCTTTCTGGTCCTTCGGTAAAATAGGTGGTACGATCGATGGCCAGCCATTAATGTTTGCCCCTGCATGGGCCACATTCCTTGCACTTCTCAGAAAAGGAACAGGGAAATTGAGCGGTGGATCTGAAACTTCATTTAGCGATGCCATATCCGCTTTGGAAAGCTCCACTTCCATGGCCTTAAGGTTATTGGTCAGGTGTTGCATGGTACGAACCCCCATAAGCGTAGAAACCACTCCAGGCCTGGACAGAACCCAGGCCAATGCAATTTCTGTAGGGGTTACACCCTTCTCTTTTGCAAGTTTTATTAACCTATCAATTACGTCATAGGTTCCTTCAGAGAACTCTGGGTTTTCATAGCGTTCGCTGAGCTTTTCTCCCTTGTTTTCTCTTGTGTACTTACCGGTCAGAATGCCTTGCTTCAAAGGAGACCATGGCATAACGCCCAAGCCCATTTCCTTGGCCATTGGAATCAATTCTCCTTCAGAGGTTCGTTCCAATAGGGAATATTCCGTTTGCAAACCAATAAAGGAAGACCATCCGCGAAATTGGGCAATCATCTGGGCTTGGGAAATTTTCCATGCAGGTGTGTCGGAAATGGCGATGTAACGCACTTTCCCCGCAGTGACCATATCGTGAAGGGCGGACATGGTTTCCTCGATAGGCGTAAACTCGTCATACGCATGAACCCAGTACAAATCAACGAAGTCAGTTTGAAGGCGTCTCAGTGAGTTTTCCAGTGACTCGATCATTGTCTTCCGACTGGTGCCTCCACCGTTCGGATCCCCGGGGTACATGTTTCCAAAAAACTTGGTAGCGATCACCATGCTGTCCCTTCTTATATTATTTTCCTTTAAATGGTCCCCTATGATTTTTTCGGAATGTCCCTTGGTGTATATATTGGCCGTATCCACTGAATTCCCTCCCATCTCCATGTATTTGGCCAGGATGGCTTTTGAATCTTCGGGTGAGGCTCCATATTCCCAATCCAATCCGAAGGTCATCGCTCCCAGTGTCATGGGACTTATCCGCAGCCCTGATCTACCAAAAGTTCGATAATGTGTTAAATCCATGTAGTTTACTTTAATGTTTATTATTGTCCTGGAACCATACCCTGGGTTTATTAATGGTTGCTATTCCCTCGTGTAGCTTAACAGTAACGTCCCGTTTGTATAAGCTTTTGATTTTGTCAAATGAAGGTTAATGGCTTTTTCCTGTGCCTTGAACAATGGTTTGCCTCCTCCCAGTAAAACCGGAAACAACAAAAACCTATATTCATCAATTAACCCCAGACCTGTCAACTGTTGGACCAGGCTGGCACTGCCAATGATCATGATATCTTTCCCTTCCTTTTCCTTCAAAGACCTTACTTCTTGCTCAAGCCCTTTCACCGCCAGGTGGGCATTGTTCCATTCCAATTGTCCCAACGTACTTGAAAAGACCACTTTGTGCATTTTATTCATAATATCGGCCAGAGGTTCTTCTTCCTGCGATACAGTAGGCCAGTATTGGGCGAGGCTTTCATACGTGGTCTTTCCAAAAAGGAACCTATCAACATGCTGATAGGCCAATGCAATATCCTCCTCCATCTCCGGTAAAAATTTACTGGTCACAAAATCCATTTCCTGGCCTGCCTTACCAGCCATATAACCGTCCATGGAAAGAAATTCATACGCTATTAGTTTTCCCATAATATATTGATTTCAAAAACAGTAATCAGGTTTTGGACAACCCCAAATGCCACACAACCGTTTTAAAGCAATCCTTTATGTTTGCGGCAATTCTGATAAATGGTTCACCTCAAGGACTGCTTAAAAATTGCAGTACCAATCGTTCAAATTCATTTATTCTTTCAATATTTGAGAGGTGGACAACAGGCAAAACCTTAAGTGTAGCACCTCGAATTACTTCATGCATAAGCTTACTGTGTTCCGGTTTGGTAACTTGATCATGCTCACCCGCCAAAATCAATGTTTTATTAGGTATAAGGGCATTGGTTTTGCGAAAATCAGCATCTCTAACTGCTGCATACGCCCCTGCAAGCCCGATGGGTGAGGTACTGAGGATCATTTTTCGAAAAGGAACAACTCTATTCTTCTGGTTATTTATCATTTGCTTTGGAAACCACCCATTGATGAAGAGCTCTTCAAAGTGTGACATATCTGAACCGTTTCGAAGTAAATGAATGTTCTCATTCCAGATGGTATCGGGACCGAGGTATGGAGAGGTGTTTGCAAGAATTAATTTATCTAACCTGTGAGGCACATGTACACCTAACCACTGCCCGATAAAACCTCCGAGCGAAAGGCCGCAAAAATGGGCTTTCTCAATACCGAGGTAATCCATTAACTCTATGACATCTTTTGCCAAGCGCGCTACAGAGTAATCGCCAACAGGGCTTTCAGATAAGCCATGTCCTCTTGTATCAAACCGCAAAAGCCTGTAGCTTTTGCAAAAGGCCTCCACCTGTCCATCCCACATGGCCAGATCCGTAGCTATTGAATTGGACAACACCAAAACAGGATTAGTAACCTCACCGTCAATTTTATATACAATTTCACAACCATCCTGGGTGGTAAAATACTTACGATCAAGCCCATTCTTTTTGACCATTTGTAGATTGGTTTTCGTTAATCAAAGTGCCTGCTCAATTGATCCACTTCATTGTTTCAAATTTAGGTGTTCATCACCAATCATATGTATGTACAATGCGACAATCAAAAGGGTCATTTGCGACTTGTTGAAAAGAAAGGACCAAAAGCCCTCCCACCGGTCCGGGACAATGGCCCGGGCATCCCGGAGGAATACAGGAAAAACATATACAAAGTTTTCTTCCGCCTGAACAGGGACAGACAACCTCCTGGGCCGTCAATTATCAAAGCCATCCTCTCTGAAAACAATGGGGGGATATGGACAGGGTCCCCTGTGGGAGGACGCACCGTTTTCCATTTTACCGTACCGTTGGAGCAATAATGAGCGTGCCCATTTCTCTTCATACATACTGATTACCCGTAAATGAAGCTGGTTTAACGTGACACTCCCACTATTCTCTCGTGCAATGGCAGCTTTTTCATGCCCCATTACCATCCTCAGCTATATTCCCCCTGATCCAGTTCATGTCAATCCCTAAAGGTTCTGGTCCATACAAAAATCCGCCAGGCTTCCCAATTTTGTTAAAGCAATATCGCTTTAACATAAATATTGACAAAACTATGGCAAAATCAACATTCTACCATGCAGGATGTCCTGTATGCGTGAACGCGGAACAAGAATTACTGCAACTGGTTGAAAAATCGGAGGTAGAAATCATCCATTTGGGGGAGTCCAAAAATCACATTTGAAGGCAAGGAGGATCGGAATAAACAGGCGGAGCAGGTGGCAATGGCTTTATGCCGAAGTTCCTTGACCTGTATGGGGACTGCCTGCCTAACTTTGCGGGGTAATTGAATAAGAAATGAAAAATAGGCCTCTTTAATCCTTCATCGCTTATATTTACATAACATGAAAAAGTTATATGTCATGGCGGGATGTAATGGAGCCGGGAAAACCACTGCTTCTTATACCATCCTTCCTGAAATACTGGATTGTTAGGAATATGTCAACGCAGATGAAATTGCCAAAGGGATTTCACCGTTCCGGCCTGAAAAGACCAGCATACAGGCGGGAAGGCTAATGCTTGCCCGGATCAAAAGCCTGATCAGGAATGGGGAAAGTTTTGCTTTTGAAACTACCCTTTCGACCAGGAGTTATACCAAACTCATCAAAGATGCAAAGGAAAAGGGGTTTCAGGTATATCTACTTTTCTTTTGGTTACATTCACCCCAATTGGCCGTCGAACGGATGAGGGTAAGGGTCCTGGAGGGGGACACCATATCCCCTATGATGTGATACTCAGAAGGTATGAAAAGGGGCTGAATAATTTTTTCAAGCTATATTTGCCCATTGTTGACCAATGGTTCCTGATTGACAATTCCGGAGAACCTTATGAAATCATAGCGGAGAACCCCGGTAATGAAATCAACGTTAATGACAAAAGAAATTGGGATATGTTAAAACATAAATATGACAGGTAAAATGGACAATACCAGGGACAAAATCATCAAGGGACTGGAGGAAACCTATAAAAAAATGGTCGAGTTCAAAAAGCAAAAAAACAGTCCGATTGTGGTGTACAAAGATGGGGAAATTGTGGAATTGAGTCCTTTTGAGGCCAGTCCCACCACCAAATACGGACATAAAACAAAGTAGTTACCTCTTCTCGATAACATACTTTTCCAGTCCGGGACTGTCCATCATCCTTTCCGGTTCCGATTCCACCAGTTCGTTGATCTCCGCCTTGATCCGTTTATAGTTGTCCATTACCTCGGTTTCCCCCAGCTTCCTGCAGGCGGGAATATCCTGGTAGGCACTTTCTTCCTTTTTGTTTTCCGCATGGCCGTTTATGCCCTTGATCTATAAACCAAAGCAACCTTCATTTTCATTCTTCCAAATAATCGCCAAATACTATCCCATTTTGCCTAAACTGCATCGTTATTCCTTTTACGGCTTTAAGGAACCTGTCGTAATTTTTATTCTCGGGAAAAGACCAGCCGACCTCGGCATATGCCAATATACGGGGGAACGCCTGCCTGAGCATGTCAGCTTCGGTCCTGGTATATTCGGTCCACATCTGTGTGCCCAATCCTAAAATTTTGCCATGGTACGCTTCGGGCAAACCTGCCGGAACCGGATCAAATGCATAGGCCTTTGATAAGGGAAGCCTTTGGTAGGTATAGTCAAGATAGGTATCCCAATGGTTGCTGTTGACCACTTCATAACCATCTCTGGCCGCTGATTCCACCAGTCCCAGGTCTCCTTTCCAAAAATGGACAATAGATGATTTTTCCAGCGTCTGTTCCACCTTTTCGGTGGAACCACTTCGTTCATCGTGAATATCATGGCCCAATATATCGTTCCATCCCATCATCCTTTTGCCCTTTGAGGCAAGATAGGAAGAAATCTGATTGGTAAAATGAATCTGAAGGTCCATCGGGGTAGAAAGTCCGTTGGCACGCATATACCCCCTGATGGATTCGGAATCCATCCATGGATTATGGTTGACTTCATCCCCGCCAATATGAATGGCATCACCCGGAAACAGGGCTGCCACTTCATCCAATATATCCTTTAGAAACCGAACGACCCTTGGGTCTGTTACATTGAAAGAGTCTTCCATTTTCCCAAATGTAACCGGCACTTCCACGGTAGTTCCCAACGAACCGATCCATGGGTAGGCCGCTATCGCTGCCATGGCATGGCCTGGCATTTCTATTTCCGGAACGATCACGATATGGCGGTCTGCTGCATATCGGATGATTTCCCTGATCTCCTCTTGGGTATAATGGCCCGTTTGTGGTTCCCCTACCCTATCACTGCTTCCTCTAGCCAATTGGGTGTCTTTTCTTGTACCGCCCACTTCAGTAAGCTTGGGGTATTTTTTGATCTCTATGCGCCAGGCCTGGTCGTCTGTCAAATGCCAATGAAAAACGTTCATTTTCAGCATGGCCATGTGGTCCAGCATCTTCTTGACCACATCCATGCCCATGAAATTCCTGCAATCATCCAACATAAATGCCCTCCAGGAAAACCGTGGCCTATCGACAATTCTTGTATTGGCAACCTGGACATGGTCGGTTACCCCCTTGGAAAACTCCGGAGCCAACAATTGTTTCAGCGTCTGGACACCATAGAATATCCCTGTAGGAGTAGGGGCAACTATTTCAATGGATTGGTCAATCACCATGGAATATCCTTCATTACCCAGGGAATCCGCCAAATCCCCATTCAGACGTAGCTGGATACCACTTCCGTTTTCCATGATCGGAGATGCGGTTTGAAAATGTTCCTTCAGATAGTCCGACAGGAATCCGGCTTCTGTCCCCAGTCCATCTCCTGCGATAATCGGTACTCCTGCATTCAATTCCAAGGCACCTTCCAAGGCCACTATGCTCAATGGATAGGGGATGATCTGGGCTTCCAGGTCGGCATGGGCCATTACGGCTACCATCCAACCAAGGAGAAAACAAACTGATCTGGTATATTTCATGATCTAAATAATGCTTTGAAAACTGTACTATATTTCCGATGAATAAACTTGTCTCCCACTCTTGATGGCCCTGTGGATCACCATTTTATGGTCCTTGTATTCAAACAGGACCACATCCGCCCTGCTTCCTTTCTGGAAGGCCTTGATTTTCTTGCCCTTTGCCAAATAGGAAAGTGGCCTGATCGATGCCATGTCAATGGCCTGGGGAAGTGATGCGAGTTTTGCTCGGGCCAAATATTCCAGGCAGGATTTGAGTGAAGCTGCCGACCCTGCCAATAAATTGGGATTGTCCTGCATGCACAGCCTCCCCCCAGGGCTCAGCCTAACCGTTCCCCCTATGGGGCTTTGATAGCTGCCGGCCGGTTGGCCAGCAAACTTGGTGGAATCACTCACCAAGAAAGTTTTGTCGGGCTTTACGCGCATGAACACCTTCATGACCGCATCGGGCAAATGAAACCCATCTGATATCATACTTGTCCAGAGCCCATCCAAAGCCAGCTGATCCCAGATATAATTGGGATGTCTCGGCAAGGAAAGGTGGGCGGCATTCCCCAAATGCGTCGAAAGGTCCGCCCCTACCTCAACGGCCTTTCCAAGCTGGTCGGTCTTGGCCGCGGTATGCCCAATGGCTACGTGGATTTGCTCGGCCACACATTTTTTTATCACCTCGTTGGTTTGATCATGTTCGGGAGAAAGGGTGACCAACTTGATCTTTCCCTTCGCCACTTTTTGAAGACGGGAAACCAGTCCCCAGTTTGGTGCTTGCACATATTTAAGCGGATGCGCTCCCCGAGGCCCCGCATCCTTACTGATGAATGGGCCTTCCAAATGGATCCCTGCTATTGTTCTGGCTATCACCGGGTCCTGGCAGGCTTGTACTATCTTCTTGATGGCATCCGACAATGCTGCTTCACTGGCCGTGATCAACGTCGGAAAAAACGTCGTCACGCCATTTTCCCAAAGTCTCCGCGTACAGGATACCACTTCATCCACCGTAAGGCCGGGTTCGTTAAAATCCACTCCCTGAAATCCATTGACCTGTAGATCTACCAGTCCGGGAGCAATCATCAGGGAAGAGGAAATATGCTCTTGTTCTTCCATGCCAGTAATCCATTCCCCATCAAATGTCAGCCGGATAGGCCGTTGTGTTTGATAGTGGATGCCTTCGATATGTTCTATTTTCCCCATACTAATCCTGATTGCTTAATCCATCAATTAATTGGTCGACCTCGGGTGATATTTCTCCGGTTCCAAAGAGTCCTGTGACCACGAAGGTAAGGAAAGCGACCAAGGTAGGTGCTCCTATTTCCACGGCCAACGAGCCCACTGGGCAAATTTTAAGCAATACAAATGTGAAAAGCCCGGAAAAAACAGCAATCATGGCCGACATTGCGCCGCTCCTTTTAAATGCGGGCAGCAGACCCAAGATCATGGGAATCGCTATGGGCCCCAACAAGGCGGCAAACCATGAAATCATTAAACCGAAAACGCCCCCGAAATGGGCGGCATTGACAGCGATGACAATGGTCAATATGGTAAAGCACAACGTAGTGACACGTGCCAGGGTCAGGGCCTGGGCCTTGGAAAAGCGCTTGACCTGCGGAAACAGCACCGGTAAAATGTCCCTGCTTATAACCGCTGAAACCGTATTGGAATCCGAGGCCGTCATGGAAAGCGTGTTGGCAAACAGTGATGCCAACACCAATCCTATCAGTCCATTGGGAAGGAACTCCAACACCATTTTACCATAGGACAAAGTCGGGTCTACGAGGTTTTCAAAAAAAACCGGTGCAGCAAACATGGGATAAAACAGGACCAAGGGCCATATAAAATAAAGGACCGAAGAAAGCAAAGCGGCCTTTTTGGCCACTTTACCGGAGGTGGTGGATATAAACCGGGTTGCCAGGTTCCAGGTCCCACCACTATAGCTGAAAAAATTGATCATCAGCATTGCGGCCGCAAACCCAATGGTGTAGGGATCATGGAAGAATGCCCCATGCGATTCGGGAAGCCGGTCCCAGAGGGTGAAAATTCCCGAAATACCGTCACCCAATTTGAAGAGGACCATGACAAACATGGTAAGGCCCGCCAACAATTGAATGATAAACTGTCCAAAGTCATTCCATACATCGGCCCAGAGTCCCCCGATGGTGATATAGATCAAAGAGATAAAGCCCACCAGCAGTATCCCGAAAGTGATGGAAGTTCCACTAAAGACATTCAACAAAATCGCAATGGCGGCCAATTTTCCTCCCGTATCAAAAATTTTGATGACAGTACCTATCCAAGCGATCATCTGCTGGGTGGGAAGATTATAGCGGATCAACAAATACTCCGTGGGCGACTGGACCCCAAAGGTCACCCGCAACCTGGCCCATCTTGGCGCAATGTAAAAGGCAGCGACCAAAACGGCAATGGCCACG comes from Echinicola vietnamensis DSM 17526 and encodes:
- a CDS encoding DUF2703 domain-containing protein; this encodes MEAQTKSVLKVEIIQVEMSNDTSSSCSACDTVQGKLTSAIQEVQKLFDHIDCEILLKSTKVKNTEEAEKAQIIASPTIRVGYLDFYPNHIHDNSEEREWTWKDLTLPEPTKEILIEVLLKGYFEPREESKKMEMSPYILKSLNESQQEKSDCECS
- a CDS encoding sigma-70 family RNA polymerase sigma factor — encoded protein: MKCDVYTIWETYQRQLHAYVRKRVSNTYDAEDILQTVLIKVTNHCEQRNDVAHITPWLYRITQNTINDHYKRSKKIVPTDDQTNLSREQEGGYDEDFFVWLHKFMDQLPSKYARPLHLSDIKGVPQKEIAEKLGLSLTATKSRIQRARKILRERFDECGKVEASGDQLLSYNITKSCCLNTL
- a CDS encoding VOC family protein is translated as MKTKQIWANLAVENIHRTKSFYVSLGFQLNGRPSDDLVSFFFGPDNFVIHFFRKEKLESSLEGKTADLSQGNEVMFSLAADTKAAYDDWVIEIQQAGGTIVFDSNTDRKAYYDDNGFYVCVFTDPDGHKFNLLYNKNI
- a CDS encoding beta-N-acetylhexosaminidase; translated protein: MKYTRSVCFLLGWMVAVMAHADLEAQIIPYPLSIVALEGALELNAGVPIIAGDGLGTEAGFLSDYLKEHFQTASPIMENGSGIQLRLNGDLADSLGNEGYSMVIDQSIEIVAPTPTGIFYGVQTLKQLLAPEFSKGVTDHVQVANTRIVDRPRFSWRAFMLDDCRNFMGMDVVKKMLDHMAMLKMNVFHWHLTDDQAWRIEIKKYPKLTEVGGTRKDTQLARGSSDRVGEPQTGHYTQEEIREIIRYAADRHIVIVPEIEMPGHAMAAIAAYPWIGSLGTTVEVPVTFGKMEDSFNVTDPRVVRFLKDILDEVAALFPGDAIHIGGDEVNHNPWMDSESIRGYMRANGLSTPMDLQIHFTNQISSYLASKGKRMMGWNDILGHDIHDERSGSTEKVEQTLEKSSIVHFWKGDLGLVESAARDGYEVVNSNHWDTYLDYTYQRLPLSKAYAFDPVPAGLPEAYHGKILGLGTQMWTEYTRTEADMLRQAFPRILAYAEVGWSFPENKNYDRFLKAVKGITMQFRQNGIVFGDYLEE
- a CDS encoding aldo/keto reductase produces the protein MDLTHYRTFGRSGLRISPMTLGAMTFGLDWEYGASPEDSKAILAKYMEMGGNSVDTANIYTKGHSEKIIGDHLKENNIRRDSMVIATKFFGNMYPGDPNGGGTSRKTMIESLENSLRRLQTDFVDLYWVHAYDEFTPIEETMSALHDMVTAGKVRYIAISDTPAWKISQAQMIAQFRGWSSFIGLQTEYSLLERTSEGELIPMAKEMGLGVMPWSPLKQGILTGKYTRENKGEKLSERYENPEFSEGTYDVIDRLIKLAKEKGVTPTEIALAWVLSRPGVVSTLMGVRTMQHLTNNLKAMEVELSKADMASLNEVSDPPLNFPVPFLRSARNVAHAGANINGWPSIVPPILPKDQKEVY
- the estT gene encoding macrolide hydrolase EstT, with translation MKNRLLLIYIACSIFVSSCYRKKVEMKEQLVKNNEVEIFTQSFGEEKNPAILLISGATVSMLYWDEEFCTQLAANGFFVIRFDNRDVGKSTFYEPGEAQYDIVDLTNDVIAILDDYEIDQAHLVGMSLGGLISQIAAINYPERIQTMTLFATGPWGDSDPSIPEMDTRILDFHSKASSVDWTNEDSVVTYLIKGSQLMSGKKEFERERIENLIRAEFNRANNYISMFNHATLAGGEKFWDRLDEIQQPTLVIHGTEDKIWHYRNASVLVRKIKKSKLLTLEGTGHELHSQDWNVIIEGIKKHIKGD
- a CDS encoding ATP-binding protein, yielding MRLVEKKGPKALPPVRDNGPGIPEEYRKNIYKVFFRLNRDRQPPGPSIIKAILSENNGGIWTGSPVGGRTVFHFTVPLEQ
- a CDS encoding N-acetylglucosamine-6-phosphate deacetylase; its protein translation is MGKIEHIEGIHYQTQRPIRLTFDGEWITGMEEQEHISSSLMIAPGLVDLQVNGFQGVDFNEPGLTVDEVVSCTRRLWENGVTTFFPTLITASEAALSDAIKKIVQACQDPVIARTIAGIHLEGPFISKDAGPRGAHPLKYVQAPNWGLVSRLQKVAKGKIKLVTLSPEHDQTNEVIKKCVAEQIHVAIGHTAAKTDQLGKAVEVGADLSTHLGNAAHLSLPRHPNYIWDQLALDGLWTSMISDGFHLPDAVMKVFMRVKPDKTFLVSDSTKFAGQPAGSYQSPIGGTVRLSPGGRLCMQDNPNLLAGSAASLKSCLEYLARAKLASLPQAIDMASIRPLSYLAKGKKIKAFQKGSRADVVLFEYKDHKMVIHRAIKSGRQVYSSEI
- a CDS encoding dihydrofolate reductase family protein, which gives rise to MGKLIAYEFLSMDGYMAGKAGQEMDFVTSKFLPEMEEDIALAYQHVDRFLFGKTTYESLAQYWPTVSQEEEPLADIMNKMHKVVFSSTLGQLEWNNAHLAVKGLEQEVRSLKEKEGKDIMIIGSASLVQQLTGLGLIDEYRFLLFPVLLGGGKPLFKAQEKAINLHLTKSKAYTNGTLLLSYTRE
- a CDS encoding zeta toxin family protein encodes the protein MLARIKSLIRNGESFAFETTLSTRSYTKLIKDAKEKGFQVYLLFFWLHSPQLAVERMRVRVLEGDTISPMM
- a CDS encoding alpha/beta fold hydrolase is translated as MVKKNGLDRKYFTTQDGCEIVYKIDGEVTNPVLVLSNSIATDLAMWDGQVEAFCKSYRLLRFDTRGHGLSESPVGDYSVARLAKDVIELMDYLGIEKAHFCGLSLGGFIGQWLGVHVPHRLDKLILANTSPYLGPDTIWNENIHLLRNGSDMSHFEELFINGWFPKQMINNQKNRVVPFRKMILSTSPIGLAGAYAAVRDADFRKTNALIPNKTLILAGEHDQVTKPEHSKLMHEVIRGATLKVLPVVHLSNIERINEFERLVLQFLSSP
- a CDS encoding sodium:solute symporter family protein; this encodes MELLDWIVLGLYFVMLLSIGLWAYFRVRNSEDFYTAGGRLPWWLSGISHHVSGYSGAVFVAYAGIAYTHGFTIYVWWALTVAIAVLVAAFYIAPRWARLRVTFGVQSPTEYLLIRYNLPTQQMIAWIGTVIKIFDTGGKLAAIAILLNVFSGTSITFGILLVGFISLIYITIGGLWADVWNDFGQFIIQLLAGLTMFVMVLFKLGDGISGIFTLWDRLPESHGAFFHDPYTIGFAAAMLMINFFSYSGGTWNLATRFISTTSGKVAKKAALLSSVLYFIWPLVLFYPMFAAPVFFENLVDPTLSYGKMVLEFLPNGLIGLVLASLFANTLSMTASDSNTVSAVISRDILPVLFPQVKRFSKAQALTLARVTTLCFTILTIVIAVNAAHFGGVFGLMISWFAALLGPIAIPMILGLLPAFKRSGAMSAMIAVFSGLFTFVLLKICPVGSLAVEIGAPTLVAFLTFVVTGLFGTGEISPEVDQLIDGLSNQD